One Deltaproteobacteria bacterium genomic window carries:
- a CDS encoding tetratricopeptide repeat protein — protein MRINAGVNSYNKIVSSSSLMSSVLTTPAKLFQQGERARQKSRFAEALDLYRQAQAAYKAAKESEGQRDATIGIGDCLRMTGQFAQAQRAYSRAVQLSADLDDKEGLAESIAGVGLSLRAQGNPERALPYLTEAQQLYRAAGAQEGEGFILWAIGSTYRFCGDLRKAVAHFRKALALAKQQKDQPGIGYALCGLAGASRLMGKFADTRRYYQEANALFEKIGDVYGRAYSYCGLGNAARMHKEYDDAMRLFAKAEKLYGRIGDKASFAYTVWAMATVHKMRGDYQRSAAEFARAQKLFRETRDHRGAIYCRLGVGELAFLQGKPQRAQRELTRSLQDAQRFGYHAEACHALAGLALVDPSSDWTAVKKAYRGCGLHFSPPPPPLNLP, from the coding sequence ATGCGGATAAACGCAGGTGTAAACAGCTATAATAAGATCGTTTCCTCAAGTAGCCTTATGTCTTCTGTGCTCACCACGCCCGCGAAACTCTTCCAACAAGGCGAACGCGCTCGTCAAAAGAGTCGCTTCGCTGAAGCGCTCGATTTATACCGCCAAGCCCAAGCCGCATATAAAGCAGCAAAAGAGAGTGAAGGCCAACGCGATGCCACAATCGGCATCGGCGATTGCCTGCGCATGACTGGACAGTTCGCACAAGCGCAACGCGCATACTCACGCGCAGTGCAACTGTCAGCCGATCTTGACGACAAAGAAGGATTAGCCGAAAGCATAGCCGGAGTAGGGCTGAGCCTTCGTGCCCAAGGAAATCCTGAACGTGCACTGCCATATCTGACCGAAGCGCAACAACTCTACCGTGCTGCAGGTGCTCAAGAAGGTGAAGGCTTCATCCTCTGGGCGATTGGCAGCACCTACCGCTTCTGTGGCGATCTCCGCAAAGCGGTCGCCCATTTCCGCAAAGCCTTAGCACTTGCAAAGCAACAAAAAGATCAACCAGGTATTGGCTATGCGTTATGCGGCTTAGCTGGTGCCTCCCGCCTGATGGGCAAGTTCGCCGACACCCGCCGCTACTATCAAGAAGCCAACGCACTGTTTGAGAAAATTGGTGATGTCTATGGGCGCGCCTATTCCTACTGCGGCTTAGGCAACGCGGCACGCATGCATAAAGAATACGACGACGCCATGCGCTTATTCGCCAAAGCTGAGAAGTTGTACGGACGCATTGGCGACAAAGCCAGTTTCGCGTACACAGTGTGGGCGATGGCGACAGTACACAAAATGCGCGGAGACTATCAGCGCAGTGCTGCTGAATTCGCTCGTGCCCAAAAGCTCTTTCGTGAAACCCGCGATCATCGTGGCGCGATTTACTGTCGTTTAGGGGTAGGGGAGTTAGCCTTTCTGCAAGGCAAGCCACAACGGGCGCAACGTGAACTCACTCGGAGCTTGCAAGACGCGCAACGCTTTGGCTACCACGCTGAGGCGTGCCATGCGCTGGCTGGGCTGGCGTTGGTTGATCCTTCCTCAGACTGGACAGCAGTAAAAAAAGCCTACCGAGGTTGTGGCCTGCATTTTTCTCCGCCACCACCTCCATTGAATTTGCCGTAA